DNA sequence from the Plasmodium brasilianum strain Bolivian I chromosome 4, whole genome shotgun sequence genome:
CTTTTGATATAATTGTACACCTTGCTCATTTTCTCACTGCACATTCTGTTTAGATTTTCAAAGTCTTCTTCAGTGATGGTTTCATCATTCTCGTTACTGTCATCATCAAGGCCATCAGTACCATCACTTCTGTCCTCAACACTATCATCACTTCCATTATTCTCAATGCTATGTTCAGTAATATCTTCTTCACTACCTTCTCCGATTTCACCTGTTTGACGTTTTTTAACTTCCTGTTCGTAATACCCCGCATCTTCACTATCATCCTTGTTATCCATTTTTATAGATTCCCTCaaactcttttttattttataatttttaagtgTAAATGAATCCTCTCGTCTGGTGATTCCTCCAGTGTTTGCGCCATCATTTGTCATTGCTTTACTGTTTTTCTCTTTCCTCCTTTTTTCACTTGCATAAGGACTCATTGGATATATCTCAGCACCGTCTACATCAAAGTTTATGCCTATATCTAcatcttcttcttcatctaCATCCTCATCCTCTGCTTCGATTTCCTGTTCATCTTCGTTGTCTGGTGTTTCATGGTACTCTTCTCCTTGCTCCCACTTATTCTTTTGCACTCCTTTATTTGTTAgttgattttttaaatgctCTTCTactttatctattttttttttctttttttttttatgtgcatataaagtataataatgACTATTCTCTGTTTTTCCCTCACTAccaattttgttatatttcaATCTGTGAATTCTATTTAAAGAATTCCTTCTATTTAAgcttctttttataaaggAAATTGAGGTTTGATTTCCATTAATTGAGAGGGAGATATACTTTAGCTGTTTTTTCAAGTGTATGCTGTAACAGTTAGTTATAACACTGGAAAGGAGAGCAAAAAAAAGGCAGTAGTGCAgaatcattttattaattctaatttttaaagtttaTTTAGCTTTCTTAGTTTCCTTTGCTCTGTTCGTTTTCTTagttattttcttttttttctttttttgattttcaAAACATCATCATGCGTTCTCCTTTGAAGTTGTCATGGGGCGCCTAATCGACAGTGCGCCGTTTGGGAGGGGGGTTAAGTAGCATCCGTCTGGCTTCTACTGAGTGTTAGAAAAAGGTTGAAGAAATTGtgcattaaatattaataattaattagtATGAAAAGAAGCTGCTACTTCATCAATAGTACACCCATAGCTCaagcatttttatatatttgaacgCATTTCTACTTATATTCATGTATTtgcattttaattttaacttttttttttttttttttttttttttattatgaacgTATTTgatcatttataaatactttCCCCTTTTATAatcaaattatataattaataaatccGAGAAATTGAAACTAATCTTTGTTATAACTTTAGCTCGTTAAAGGGAGAGCATCTTATAAGCCGTTTTGTCATTTTAAGATAAGAGTCCCAACTGCGCCCTTAAAACCAGTTAGTGAACATTTGcacataagtacatacacatacacgtATACATACGCAAATAGTAGCCTCTTATACTGATAGTGTGCACATCCTTTGCTTTTCAATATattgattaattttttcaaaaaaaagaagataataAGTACAGCAGCAGCCGCGGAGGAGGGGTAAGTAGTTAATGGCATAACATACTGCACAGTTGCATGTATACAAATACTCAAGCGaacatatatgaaatataagaaatattaactACTTTATGcaattcaaaataaaaaaaaaaaaaaaaaaaaaaaaaaaaaaaaaaaaaaaaaaaaaaaaaataagaaataattattctcGTTCGTTATTATTTGGGATTACTTGTATTGAGGGATgcacttttttaaataaatatatttgtatatatatatatatatattttttttttttttccaattttttacAAGTTAACAACAAAAGAACCACATTCCTTGATACATTCCATTCCCCACAAAAATTGtggatttttaaaaatacatggtcgtttttataaaagtatataatgaaataaaaaaaaaaaaaaaggcatatGTAGTATATTTTTCTCGTAACAGTttagtatatatgtttaaacgAAATTTGCAAATTAgacattattataaaaaaaaaaaattaagaacaGCTATTTAAGAGAACTACTTAAGAATAggtatacacatgtatgtatatatatatatattttttttttttttttttttcctcccaTCTGTAAGATACATTTTCAAAGGATGTATCTTTTTGTCTGTCTACTTGTGCAACAATATATCAGTAAGTTCCTTACTACTTCACACATGCTTACGAACGTGCTCACCATACATTTCTCATGCATCCtgctttttattcttttctatAAAGTCAATGGCATCTTGAACTGTATTGATTTTGAGGGCATCTTGATCGGAAATGGTGATACTAAATTTTTCCTCCAAGGCCATGATTAGTTCGACGAGATCTAAGCTATCTGCTCCTAGGTCCTGCGAACGGTAAGGTGGGAGAAAGTGTATAGTGCTATAAACATGGACTAAAAAAGCAGCCACACATGGAGGTATAAACAagtgcatgtatatacatacacatatacccACATAACACATATGTTAGACGCCTCGAAAAGCCCCGTAGTCTGTGTATTTCTCATATCTCACTTTGGTAAAATTTGAATCGGTTTGAATTTTATCTTCTTCCACTGATAGCTGCTTTGAAATTATCTGCTTGATATCATCAAATGTACTTTTTAACGAACTACCTATCTGTTTTCTTCGTAAAAAGTCCTTGTCCTTTTTCGTGTAATTGACACTTAAATcattctttgtttttttaaaaatctgTAACGAGACTCCGTCTTTTagagtatttttaaaagcttcataaaaaagaagaaaaaaaaatgagtgGTGTGTGCGTCTTCGTTGGCATTGTGTATAATAGTACTATTTATGTCTATATGCAAGAAGTATTTTTGCTATTAATAGCTTTTTTCAGTGTGATTGGCtgtacgtacatatgcatgtatgtattcctgtatgtacatgtatatgtgtgccTCTACGGGTGCCacttcatatatatgcgcaTCCCTTCTCTCGTTAATTACTCCTTtgaagttaaaaatatttcgaaaaaaaagggaaaaatcgACAAAGAATTATGCAACATACATACCATTTACGCAGTATAggaaaagaaggaaaaggaGCATAATCTTCATCTTAAAAAAcggcaaaaaaataatttttttttttttttttttttttttttttttgcttatcGTATCGAAAAAGAGAGCCTATATACCTCCTTGTTTACTTGATGTGTAGGACGTAATGATGTAGTAATGTACgtgtaaatttaaaattcataggtttatgtatatatgctaaTTTGTAtctgatatatatatatatatatatatataaacaatgCAGCATGTACGTTCTAACGCAAACAACTGGAGATACGAACTTTTTGatggggaaaaaaataaaataatgcgagcagaaaaggaaaaaaaaagagaaccaaattaaaataaaacaaaataaaataaatggaaaaacacAACACAATAAAACGAAATACAATATagcaaaaaacaaaaaaaaaaaatataacgttattaataattaagtCAATTCAAAAGGCACGTTGTAACtgtagtaaaaaaataaaaaaatatatacaatcgTAGATTATCTCGAAAAGTATACGTTATACGTTCAGAGCATTCAGCAATGAGTCAAGAAAGATACGTAAAAAAGGTGCAAAAAACATGCGAAAAAAGGCATAAAAAATACGCGAAAAAAGGCATAAAATATGCGCGaaaaaaggtataaaaaatacCCGAAAAAAGGCATAAAATATGCGCGaaaaaaggtataaaaaatacCCGAAAAAAGGCATAAAATATGCGCGaaaaaaggtataaaaaatacCCGAAAAAAGGCATAAAATATGCGCGaaaaaaggtataaaaaatacCCGAAAAAAGGCATAAAATATGCGCGAAAAAAGGCATAAAATATGCGCGAAAAAAGGCATAAAATATGCGCGAAAAAAGGCATAAAATATGCGCGaaaaaaggtataaaaaatgcgcgaaaaaaggtataaaaaACACGTGAAACACATGGGAACACCGCCAAAAGTTATGATCTCTTAGCCTCAAAAACGAATGTTATAGCACATGAAagttaagaaaaaagagaaggcACAGAATGTATATtctattgtatttttttacataccAGTACGCTCCATCTATATGTGTAGTTTAATTATGCTTATACTTTTTTGTACATACTTCTTACATTATTTTGTCGActtaatttgtattttgcttttttcgTTATAATATGTGTCATCATTATATCAAAGCAGTCGCGATTACTTAAAAGTGAAACGATATTGTtcctatttaaaaaaaaaaaagaaaattgttCCATCCACCGTATATTGTTACAAAAGTGATCAGAAAaactctattttttttaagtggaataaataaatggtaAAGGAAAGGATAAATGgagtataaaaatacatgtttggtttatgaaaagaaatatgtatgtgcacatAATTCCAGCGGGAGAATAATGTAGCTATGtgagtatgtatataatatatacatattttagtcgtttatcctttttttcatttcatgtCGTATAGTATACTACTTTTACAAATATTGTTCAGCTTATGTTAAGCATATGATAAGCATATGTAAACATTAAATATTTGGTTTCAAACTCTGCAAAAATTGATAATTTATAGCAGATTAATCTAGTCCCATGAACTATTTAACCATTTaaggaaataatttttttttttttttataattctttttcaaaTCTTACGATATGTATTGTGCCATGTTTAACTGTTTATTTAGCTGCtctgtttttataaaaacatgtGTGTTGGGaatgaataattatttgtCTACGCAGTTGCTTCCGTTCGTAGTCGAATCGtgatgtgtatatatatatacatgtacatatatatatcaaacgTACTTACGTATGTGAACACGCTAGAACGCTTATGTTATACTTTATGTTGGAATtcccttttcatttttattgcgtgcgttaaaattttcatctttCTACGGTTAAAATCAGTTTATCAGACgaacaatttattttttttttttaatctttcaGTCTATATTCTTGCTTAATTCGaagtgtatatgtatgtgtatatatatgcttatataccgttaattgcatatatatatatatatatatatgtatatatattgataattttttaaacatgtTGCTAACGTACGATGGGTTCCCCTTTATAACGTAATATTTCCGAGCGTCgcaattaatattatatagtttttcaaaataaaacatatgaGCACATGAAAGTTGACAATACCCTATTGCAAATATTGCAAATTTTTAATCTGTTCAGATGGgctacaaatatataaacgaatttttcacaaaaagaaaaaaataaaaataaaataaaaataaattatgaaaaaacttaaaaataaaatttcccTGATGTTTTTAGCAATAAATGTGCCAAATAATAGTGTGTGAATATGTGTACATTcaaatgtacacatataagtAAATACACAATCATTCGTGaacatgtaatatatatacataaacacccataaatacgtataaaaagtgtatatgtatttatttgtacatttttttcgttttcctttttttcattttttcattttttcattttttcgttttttcgtttcttttgcttttttgcttttttgcttttttgctttttggCCTTTTTGCTCTTgtgtttctctttttttttttttttttttttttttttttttttattgttgcTCACggattttttaattttatacttttttacgGGAAAATCacaaagaaaagaaaattctcaaatttcttttatgcaaagaaatatatttattacatgtCTTGTACAGGCGATATCCGCCCTTTCACTGGGCTAATAATAAAGGTACTTTCGTATGCTTACACATTCGCACATTCACACTTTGCGCAATAGTACTTaagtatatacgtatgtatgtatccatatgtacgtatgtatatgtacgtatgtatatgtatgtatccatatgtacgtatatatatgtatgtatccatatgtacgtatgtatatgtatgtatccatatgtacgtatatatatgtatgtatccatatgtacgtatatatatgtatgtatccatatgtacgtatgtatatgtatgtatccatatgtacgtatacatatgtacgtacatatatgtatgtatatatttacacaaatacaaacttttacatatttaaacaCAGACATAATTCATGTGTTAATACGCATAGGTGTGTCGCATTTTTACATGTactaatatatgcatatgttcTTGTATACACGCCATACATTTAAAAGGTTCATACGCCTAACATTCACATTACACTTCCCCccttttgcttttttaacTACTCGTTTATGCCTTTTTATTAATCTTTAactacattttattatttagaagaaaaaaaaaataaagaaatacaaAAGTCCCCAAAGCAACAATTACATTCAAATACATTCCTGTACGTCTGACTGCAAATGTTCCTTTGTTTTTACTCGTACTAAATCGcatatttaagtatatacgtaaatacatacataaatacatgcaAAAATACAagcataaatacatacataaatacatacataaatacatacataaatacatacataaattcatacataaatacatacataaatacaaacataaatacatatataaatacatacataaatacaaacataaatacatatataaatacaaacataaatacatatataaatacatacatacatacatatatacatgtatttacttatacatacatttacccttacatatacgtatatttaaatacagTCTACGAAATATTTGTGCGTAcattctttttcattacatTTCATAACATGTGtttaaaagatgaaaaaaaaaattatgaacatgcAAGGAATAACtttaatttgaaaattaaaaaaaaaaaaaaaaaaaaagagaacagTGAACATGTATTGACGAATGAGGATCAAGTgaacaaaaaaggaatacaaaaaaaaaaaaaaaatatatatatatttttttttttatcattttacaTGACATATACACGTACGTATATGCAAATTAATATTCA
Encoded proteins:
- a CDS encoding ribosome-recycling factor, which codes for MILHYCLFFALLSSVITNCYSIHLKKQLKYISLSINGNQTSISFIKRSLNRRNSLNRIHRLKYNKIGSEGKTENSHYYTLYAHKKKKKKKIDKVEEHLKNQLTNKGVQKNKWEQGEEYHETPDNEDEQEIEAEDEDVDEEEDVDIGINFDVDGAEIYPMSPYASEKRRKEKNSKAMTNDGANTGGITRREDSFTLKNYKIKKSLRESIKMDNKDDSEDAGYYEQEVKKRQTGEIGEGSEEDITEHSIENNGSDDSVEDRSDGTDGLDDDSNENDETITEEDFENLNRMCSEKMSKVYNYIKRESYRFNLSNVSSVMFEDEKVKINERIYTIRHICHIKKKENLFTITPYDSYFVNFIYQHFVKEYNELKFYIKDKSVYAVVPPISENLKNEIKIKIKSKIDDAKVTLRNVRKQLIDKLEKIKNQIGKDIYFKQKNYIQSLHDQTKKQIEKLFEEFK
- a CDS encoding acyl carrier protein, translated to MKIMLLFLLFLYCVNAFKNTLKDGVSLQIFKKTKNDLSVNYTKKDKDFLRRKQIGSSLKSTFDDIKQIISKQLSVEEDKIQTDSNFTKDLGADSLDLVELIMALEEKFSITISDQDALKINTVQDAIDFIEKNKKQDA